A single genomic interval of Vibrio gallicus harbors:
- the aqpZ gene encoding aquaporin Z, with the protein MNKYLAEMIGTFWLVFAGCGSAVLAAGIPDLGIGFVGVSLAFGLTVVTMAYAIGHISGCHLNPAVTIGLWAGGRHETKDVIPYIIAQVIGGIIAGGVLYVIATGKSGADIGGFATNGYGQHSPDGYNMTSALVIEIVLTAVFLFVIMGATDKRAPAGFAPLAIGLCLTLIHLISIPVTNTSVNPARSTGVALYVGDYALSQLWLFWVAPIIGGILGAIIYKAVAGKE; encoded by the coding sequence ATGAATAAATATTTAGCAGAAATGATTGGTACGTTTTGGTTGGTGTTCGCCGGGTGTGGTAGTGCTGTGCTTGCTGCCGGGATTCCTGACCTAGGGATCGGGTTTGTTGGTGTCTCTCTCGCGTTTGGTTTAACCGTTGTTACCATGGCTTATGCTATTGGCCATATCTCAGGCTGTCACCTTAACCCAGCGGTTACGATTGGATTATGGGCCGGCGGCCGCCATGAAACCAAAGATGTTATTCCATATATCATTGCGCAAGTCATTGGTGGCATCATCGCTGGTGGTGTGTTGTATGTTATTGCTACCGGAAAATCTGGTGCTGATATCGGTGGATTCGCGACCAATGGCTACGGCCAACACTCTCCTGATGGTTATAACATGACCTCAGCACTGGTCATTGAAATCGTCCTAACTGCCGTATTCTTATTTGTCATTATGGGTGCTACGGATAAGCGTGCTCCAGCTGGGTTCGCACCGTTGGCAATTGGTCTGTGCCTAACCTTAATTCACCTAATTAGTATCCCTGTCACCAACACCTCAGTTAACCCAGCACGAAGCACCGGTGTTGCGTTATATGTAGGCGACTATGCATTAAGCCAGTTGTGGCTGTTCTGGGTCGCGCCGATCATTGGCGGCATTTTAGGCGCCATCATCTATAAAGCGGTTGCTGGTAAAGAGTAA
- the apt gene encoding adenine phosphoribosyltransferase: MHSEKLALIKASIKSIQDYPKPGILFRDVTSLMEDAAAYKATIELLVEKYQGMGFTKIVGTEARGFLFGAPLALELGVGFIPVRKPGKLPRATIAQPYELEYGTDTLEIHTDAIVEGDKVLMVDDLLATGGTIEATAKLIRKLGGVVEHAAFVINLPEIGGDKRIEGLGIEVFSLCDFDGH; this comes from the coding sequence ATGCATAGCGAAAAACTAGCGCTGATCAAAGCAAGTATTAAATCAATTCAAGATTATCCAAAGCCGGGCATTTTATTCCGAGACGTGACCAGTCTAATGGAAGATGCAGCGGCCTATAAAGCCACTATTGAGCTTCTCGTTGAGAAGTATCAAGGTATGGGCTTTACTAAAATCGTCGGCACAGAAGCTCGTGGCTTCTTGTTTGGTGCACCTTTAGCACTAGAGTTGGGTGTAGGTTTTATACCGGTACGTAAACCAGGTAAATTGCCGCGCGCGACTATCGCGCAACCTTATGAACTGGAATACGGCACAGACACATTAGAGATTCATACTGATGCGATTGTCGAAGGTGATAAGGTTTTGATGGTTGACGACTTACTCGCAACTGGCGGTACTATTGAGGCAACAGCAAAGCTTATTCGTAAGCTTGGTGGTGTGGTTGAGCATGCTGCATTTGTAATTAATCTACCTGAGATCGGTGGTGATAAGCGCATTGAAGGGTTAGGCATTGAAGTGTTTAGCTTGTGTGATTTTGACGGTCACTAG
- the gap gene encoding type I glyceraldehyde-3-phosphate dehydrogenase, with protein sequence MTIKVGINGFGRIGRFVFRAAQERNDIEVVGINDLIDVDYMAYMLKYDSTHGRFNGTVEVKDGNLIVNGNTVRVTAERNPEDLKWDAIGVDVVAEATGLFLTDETARKHITAGAKKVVLTGPSKDATPMFVNGVNFDTYAGQDIVSNASCTTNCLAPIAKVLNDKFGIETGLMTTVHATTATQKTVDGPSAKDWRGGRGASQNIIPSSTGAAKAVGVVLPEVNGKLTGMAFRVPTANVSVVDLTVNLVNGASYEAICAAMKEASEGEMAGVLGYTEDAVVSQDFIGETCTSVFDAKAGIALNDKFVKVVSWYDNEIGYSNKVLDLISHISK encoded by the coding sequence ATGACTATCAAAGTAGGTATTAACGGTTTTGGCCGTATCGGCCGTTTCGTATTCCGTGCAGCTCAAGAACGTAACGACATCGAAGTAGTAGGTATTAACGACCTAATCGACGTAGATTACATGGCTTACATGCTAAAATACGATTCAACTCACGGTCGTTTCAACGGCACTGTTGAAGTTAAAGACGGTAACCTAATCGTAAATGGTAACACTGTACGCGTTACTGCTGAGCGTAACCCTGAAGATCTTAAATGGGATGCTATCGGTGTTGACGTAGTAGCTGAAGCAACTGGTCTTTTCCTAACTGACGAGACTGCACGTAAGCACATCACTGCTGGTGCTAAGAAAGTTGTTCTTACTGGTCCTTCTAAAGACGCAACTCCAATGTTCGTTAACGGCGTAAACTTCGACACTTACGCTGGTCAAGATATCGTTTCTAACGCTTCTTGTACTACTAACTGCCTTGCGCCAATCGCTAAAGTTCTTAACGACAAGTTCGGTATCGAAACTGGTCTTATGACTACAGTTCACGCTACTACAGCAACTCAAAAAACTGTTGATGGTCCTTCTGCTAAAGACTGGCGCGGTGGCCGTGGTGCTTCTCAAAACATCATCCCATCTTCAACTGGTGCTGCTAAAGCTGTAGGCGTTGTACTTCCAGAAGTAAACGGCAAACTAACTGGTATGGCTTTCCGCGTACCAACTGCTAACGTTTCTGTTGTTGACCTAACTGTTAACCTAGTTAACGGTGCTTCTTACGAAGCTATCTGTGCTGCAATGAAAGAAGCTTCTGAAGGCGAAATGGCTGGCGTTCTTGGTTACACTGAAGACGCAGTTGTTTCTCAAGACTTCATCGGCGAAACTTGCACTTCAGTATTCGATGCTAAAGCTGGTATCGCACTGAACGACAAATTCGTTAAAGTTGTATCTTGGTACGACAACGAAATCGGTTACTCAAACAAAGTTCTAGACCTAATCTCACACATCTCTAAGTAA
- a CDS encoding YbaN family protein translates to MIKALWVTAGCISLGLGILGIVLPLLPTTPFILLASACFMRGSERLHQRLLAHKVMGPIISDWQTSRSIDKRVKNKAYIFIVASFGISIALAPIAWVKALLGIIFVILMVWFVRVPSNCS, encoded by the coding sequence TTGATTAAAGCACTATGGGTGACTGCCGGTTGCATAAGCTTAGGCTTAGGTATCCTTGGTATTGTGTTGCCATTACTTCCTACTACTCCTTTTATTCTACTGGCCAGTGCCTGCTTTATGCGTGGCTCCGAACGCCTGCATCAACGTCTGCTAGCTCATAAGGTTATGGGACCTATCATTTCAGATTGGCAAACCTCACGCAGCATAGACAAACGAGTTAAGAACAAGGCTTACATTTTTATTGTTGCAAGCTTTGGAATATCAATTGCACTGGCTCCAATTGCGTGGGTAAAAGCCTTATTAGGGATTATCTTTGTGATCTTAATGGTGTGGTTTGTTCGAGTGCCGAGTAATTGTTCGTGA
- a CDS encoding D-hexose-6-phosphate mutarotase, with protein MDLYQLPAVTALSDCVTTTQKDNLKIVRVMHPKAKCAVSLFGGHVLSFIPQGKPEAIWMSDEAKFDGKTALRGGIPVCWPWFARMANPAHGFCRTSEWELVEHRENETGVMLRLALTTTEQTFKIWPHHFELFLDIEVGDELKVSLKMHNLDEQAWKFSGALHTYLNVSDIHNTETIGMGDEYIDSLNSGALTQGGDVLTLSDTIDRVYTKPSDCITLLDKGFERQLNVKNHGANSAVLWNPWAQGAQAMGDMPDDGYKGMLCIEACQWAPDLESGTEIVPGGTYTLSTTISAG; from the coding sequence ATGGATTTGTATCAATTACCTGCTGTTACCGCCCTATCTGACTGCGTTACTACGACTCAAAAAGACAACCTAAAGATTGTTCGAGTAATGCACCCTAAAGCCAAATGCGCTGTATCACTATTTGGTGGTCACGTGCTCTCTTTCATCCCACAAGGAAAGCCAGAAGCTATCTGGATGAGTGATGAGGCCAAATTCGATGGTAAAACAGCTCTTCGAGGTGGTATACCTGTTTGCTGGCCTTGGTTTGCTCGAATGGCAAACCCAGCCCACGGCTTTTGCCGCACTAGCGAATGGGAGCTGGTTGAACACAGAGAAAACGAAACTGGCGTGATGCTTCGTCTAGCTCTCACCACTACCGAACAAACGTTCAAGATATGGCCACACCACTTCGAATTGTTTTTAGATATTGAGGTTGGTGACGAATTAAAAGTCTCACTCAAGATGCACAACCTTGATGAGCAAGCGTGGAAGTTCTCTGGTGCACTTCATACCTATCTTAATGTTTCCGATATCCATAATACTGAAACTATCGGTATGGGTGATGAGTATATCGATAGCTTAAATAGTGGTGCATTAACCCAAGGCGGTGACGTACTGACTCTAAGCGATACTATTGATCGAGTTTATACCAAACCATCAGATTGCATCACACTCTTAGATAAGGGCTTTGAGCGCCAGCTAAACGTGAAAAATCACGGCGCTAACTCAGCAGTGTTGTGGAATCCATGGGCACAAGGTGCGCAAGCTATGGGTGACATGCCTGATGACGGCTACAAGGGTATGCTATGCATCGAAGCGTGCCAATGGGCGCCCGACCTTGAATCTGGTACTGAGATAGTACCCGGTGGTACCTATACACTATCAACGACTATCTCCGCTGGTTAA
- a CDS encoding YkgJ family cysteine cluster protein, which translates to MECRLYCGACCIAPSISSSFPLHPHGKKAGERCKQLTDNNLCKLFGHKDRPDVCHDFKAEQWVCGDNSTQAIKILTDLETLTI; encoded by the coding sequence ATGGAATGTCGACTCTATTGTGGTGCATGCTGTATTGCGCCGAGTATTTCTAGCTCTTTTCCTTTGCACCCTCATGGTAAAAAAGCAGGTGAACGATGCAAGCAACTGACTGATAACAATCTATGCAAGTTATTTGGGCATAAAGATCGCCCGGATGTGTGTCATGACTTTAAGGCTGAGCAATGGGTCTGTGGCGACAATTCGACACAAGCTATTAAGATCCTAACCGACCTCGAAACTCTAACCATTTAA
- a CDS encoding YcgN family cysteine cluster protein yields MSSAYWQTKSLEQMSEQEWEALCDGCGKCCLHKLMDEDTDEVYYTNVACSLLNNKTCSCKDYANRFESGEECLKLTRDKIHEFNWLPETCAYRLLAEGKELPQWHPLITGSKSAMHAAGESVRNKVVYEIEVVNWEDHILNLPDRLQPDN; encoded by the coding sequence ATGTCTTCAGCATATTGGCAAACAAAATCCCTTGAGCAAATGAGTGAACAAGAATGGGAAGCTCTATGTGATGGGTGTGGTAAGTGTTGTTTGCACAAGCTGATGGATGAAGATACCGATGAAGTCTATTACACCAACGTTGCCTGTAGTTTACTTAATAATAAAACGTGCAGCTGTAAGGACTATGCCAACCGCTTTGAATCTGGTGAAGAGTGCTTAAAGTTAACTCGTGATAAAATACATGAATTCAACTGGTTACCAGAAACATGTGCCTATCGCTTGCTGGCAGAAGGGAAAGAGCTCCCACAATGGCACCCTCTTATCACAGGCTCTAAATCTGCGATGCACGCCGCTGGTGAAAGTGTACGTAATAAGGTTGTTTATGAGATAGAGGTTGTAAACTGGGAAGACCACATTTTAAACCTACCCGATAGACTACAACCAGATAATTAA
- a CDS encoding YbaB/EbfC family nucleoid-associated protein, with the protein MFGKGGMGNLMKQAQQMQDRMAKLQEEIAQMEVTGESGAGLVKITITGSHNVRRVDIDESLMEDDKEMLEDLIAAAFNDAARRVEETQKEKMASVTGGMQLPPGMKMPF; encoded by the coding sequence ATGTTTGGAAAAGGCGGTATGGGCAACCTAATGAAGCAAGCCCAACAAATGCAAGATCGTATGGCGAAGCTTCAAGAAGAGATCGCACAGATGGAAGTGACTGGCGAGTCAGGTGCTGGTCTAGTAAAGATTACTATTACTGGTAGCCATAATGTGCGTCGCGTTGACATCGATGAAAGCTTGATGGAAGACGACAAAGAAATGCTAGAAGACTTAATTGCAGCGGCATTTAACGATGCAGCACGTCGTGTTGAAGAAACTCAAAAAGAGAAAATGGCTTCAGTAACTGGTGGAATGCAACTTCCACCGGGCATGAAGATGCCATTTTAA
- the dnaX gene encoding DNA polymerase III subunit gamma/tau, translating to MSYLALARKWRPKRFNEVVGQAHVLTALENALDQNRLHHAYLFSGTRGVGKTSIGRLFAKGLNCETGITSAPCGKCQSCIEIDQGRFVDLLEIDAASRTKVEDTRELLDNVQYKPARGRFKVYLIDEVHMLSKHSFNALLKTLEEPPEYVKFLLATTDPQKLPVTILSRCLQFHLKPISVDDIHQQLSHVLTQEQLSFEERALGLISHAADGSMRDALSLTDQAIALGNGNVESDGVARMLGTLDGEQALHLLEAIAHKQAQSTLTALTQLASNGVSWDGLLQELAMQLHRIAMYQALPATLDDAHDIARVQLLASTLSPQEVQLYYQIALKGRKELSLSPTERAGVEMTLLRMLAFAPAPQATANVIRVDAPQVTNAIAASIPVVDTHAMPERQSPVEQAKKAVATKPVTTPSAPKVAPELSHPATEPTPTAPQAPSEPISAPEPVQPSRLGGIRHQLRSRRQQGTAANQSEQEGVSIKKAPTAQTKKQSVLERVTQKHPPTEYSESVLSSAPETTTAKEYQWQPSQVKVEQVTTPSITPAMLRQALMHEKTPEMIEKLQSEAIQADAWSALINQTNSAKLVQQLALNSHLVESEQALTLHLRAGQKHLDSERSRQDLANAIAEVKGNFKPVEVLISDEGTTPLELRDTFYQSKLTQAFESLQNDEHIKFMQTRFAAELDNDSVRPI from the coding sequence ATGAGTTATTTAGCTTTAGCAAGGAAGTGGCGTCCCAAGCGTTTCAATGAGGTGGTTGGACAAGCCCATGTGTTAACGGCACTTGAGAATGCCCTCGATCAAAATCGTCTCCACCATGCGTACTTATTTAGTGGCACGCGTGGGGTAGGGAAAACCAGTATCGGTCGCTTGTTTGCCAAGGGATTGAATTGCGAAACGGGTATTACCTCGGCACCGTGCGGAAAATGCCAGAGCTGTATTGAGATAGACCAAGGTCGCTTTGTTGATCTGTTAGAAATTGATGCGGCGTCTCGGACTAAGGTTGAAGATACTCGTGAGCTATTAGATAACGTTCAATATAAGCCCGCACGCGGACGCTTTAAGGTTTATCTAATTGATGAAGTGCATATGCTGTCAAAGCACAGTTTTAATGCGCTATTAAAAACCCTAGAAGAGCCGCCGGAATACGTTAAATTCCTGCTAGCGACGACTGATCCGCAAAAGCTTCCCGTTACAATCTTGTCTCGCTGCCTGCAATTTCATCTAAAACCGATTAGCGTTGATGATATTCATCAGCAGTTGTCACACGTATTGACTCAAGAACAACTTAGTTTTGAAGAGCGTGCGTTAGGGCTGATTTCTCACGCAGCTGATGGCAGTATGCGAGATGCTCTAAGCTTAACTGACCAAGCGATAGCCTTAGGGAATGGTAACGTTGAAAGTGACGGCGTGGCTCGCATGTTGGGTACTCTCGACGGTGAACAAGCACTTCATCTACTTGAAGCGATTGCTCACAAGCAAGCTCAATCGACTTTGACCGCATTGACTCAGTTGGCAAGTAATGGCGTAAGTTGGGATGGACTGCTTCAAGAACTTGCAATGCAGCTACATCGGATTGCAATGTATCAGGCTTTACCGGCAACTTTAGATGATGCACATGACATCGCTAGAGTTCAGCTGTTGGCTTCTACTTTGTCTCCACAAGAGGTGCAGCTGTATTATCAGATTGCCTTAAAGGGGCGTAAAGAACTGTCGTTGTCACCAACCGAGCGCGCTGGCGTTGAAATGACTTTATTGCGCATGTTGGCATTTGCTCCAGCACCCCAAGCTACAGCAAATGTTATTCGTGTGGACGCTCCGCAGGTGACTAACGCGATAGCGGCGTCAATCCCTGTGGTTGATACCCATGCGATGCCGGAACGACAATCACCCGTTGAGCAAGCCAAAAAGGCAGTAGCTACAAAACCAGTCACTACGCCAAGTGCCCCGAAAGTGGCTCCTGAGCTTTCTCATCCAGCGACTGAACCTACGCCAACAGCACCACAAGCGCCATCGGAGCCTATATCGGCCCCTGAGCCAGTACAACCGAGCCGCCTTGGTGGGATTCGACACCAATTGCGCTCTCGTCGTCAGCAAGGTACTGCGGCGAATCAAAGTGAGCAAGAGGGCGTTTCAATAAAAAAGGCCCCAACAGCACAGACTAAAAAACAGAGTGTACTTGAGCGTGTGACGCAAAAGCATCCGCCAACGGAATACTCTGAGTCTGTGTTGTCTTCGGCACCTGAAACGACCACGGCTAAAGAGTATCAATGGCAACCGTCACAGGTTAAAGTCGAACAAGTGACAACCCCAAGCATTACACCAGCGATGTTAAGGCAGGCATTGATGCATGAAAAAACGCCAGAGATGATTGAAAAGCTGCAATCCGAGGCGATACAAGCCGATGCATGGAGCGCACTGATTAATCAGACTAACTCAGCGAAACTGGTACAACAATTGGCATTAAACTCCCACTTAGTCGAGAGTGAGCAGGCATTAACCCTTCATCTTCGAGCCGGTCAAAAGCATCTAGATAGCGAAAGATCGCGTCAAGATTTGGCCAATGCTATAGCAGAAGTGAAAGGTAACTTTAAGCCAGTTGAAGTGCTAATTAGTGATGAAGGTACCACGCCATTAGAACTGCGTGATACATTTTATCAATCAAAGCTGACGCAGGCGTTTGAAAGTTTACAAAATGACGAACATATAAAGTTCATGCAAACTCGCTTTGCCGCTGAGCTAGATAATGATAGCGTTCGTCCAATTTAG
- a CDS encoding ChaN family lipoprotein: MKKRILTILSWSCCSISVAKPVTYFEYQLFSPAGTPVELSTVVDASAQSNTILVGEWHSHSAVHRFQSDIYQALLAHYPNTDLSMEQFSRPAQNTLNQYLNGEIGERALIAHAKAWPNYTSDYRALVEQAKSAKRAIIAANAPREIVRCIGQKGVSYLETLPPIDRSHVAQQLDTSDRAYKRQFFTAMQGMPQSRLENFYAAQVAWDETMAESIARHLKANSNSRVMHIAGKFHIDNGDGIAYALKARAPRSRIIIITPVTKVSDRSNAPFPEYQLLVLPLPVQTMSGVSDNATYSHTGTHAQQQCD, from the coding sequence ATGAAAAAACGAATACTCACGATATTAAGTTGGAGCTGCTGCTCAATATCAGTGGCAAAGCCTGTAACTTACTTTGAGTATCAGCTATTTTCACCGGCAGGGACGCCCGTAGAGCTAAGCACAGTGGTAGATGCAAGCGCGCAATCCAACACCATCCTAGTCGGTGAATGGCACTCACACTCTGCGGTGCATCGTTTTCAGTCAGATATCTATCAAGCATTGCTCGCCCACTACCCTAATACCGATTTATCAATGGAGCAGTTCAGCCGGCCTGCTCAAAACACCCTAAATCAATACCTAAATGGGGAAATTGGTGAGCGAGCATTGATCGCTCATGCCAAAGCGTGGCCAAACTACACCAGTGATTATCGTGCTTTAGTTGAGCAAGCAAAGTCAGCTAAGCGTGCAATTATTGCCGCTAATGCTCCAAGGGAAATTGTGCGTTGTATTGGACAAAAAGGGGTGAGTTACCTAGAAACATTACCACCGATAGACAGGTCTCACGTTGCTCAACAATTAGATACCTCAGACAGGGCCTATAAGAGACAGTTTTTCACTGCAATGCAGGGGATGCCGCAATCACGTCTAGAAAACTTTTACGCCGCTCAAGTTGCGTGGGATGAAACCATGGCGGAAAGTATTGCAAGACACTTAAAAGCGAACTCAAACTCACGGGTGATGCATATTGCGGGCAAGTTTCATATTGATAATGGCGATGGCATCGCCTATGCACTTAAAGCGCGAGCACCGCGCAGCCGCATTATTATAATTACCCCAGTGACTAAAGTGAGCGACCGCAGTAACGCACCCTTTCCTGAGTACCAATTGCTCGTATTACCGCTGCCAGTGCAAACTATGAGTGGTGTATCAGATAACGCCACATACAGCCATACTGGCACGCACGCCCAACAACAGTGTGATTAA
- the rlmA gene encoding 23S rRNA (guanine(745)-N(1))-methyltransferase: MHYICPICAAPLTLTERTYSCDNRHSFDLAKEGYVNLLPANHKHSKNPGDSKEMMQARREFLGTDHYQNLALELAKVACELTADDEPTVLLDLGCGEGYYTDQIRAKMATHTTVYGLDISKVAVRYAAKRYPQAQFSVASSYRLPFADNSLDIIVKVYAPCSEQEILRCLKPGGKLVSVTPSERHLYQLRERIYDEVRPHKDETEKFHTLSLSQQSTLHYTMDLSGAEALSLLQMTPFAWKANDELRQQLADMPEFKCEADFIISCYHNALSE, from the coding sequence ATGCACTACATCTGCCCTATCTGCGCTGCCCCTTTGACTCTAACTGAGCGTACTTATAGCTGTGACAATCGACATAGTTTCGATCTCGCCAAAGAAGGCTATGTAAACCTCCTCCCTGCTAATCATAAACACTCAAAGAATCCCGGTGATAGCAAGGAAATGATGCAAGCTCGCCGTGAATTCTTAGGCACTGACCATTATCAAAATTTAGCATTAGAGTTGGCCAAAGTGGCTTGTGAATTAACCGCTGATGATGAGCCTACCGTACTACTTGATCTGGGTTGTGGCGAAGGCTACTACACCGATCAGATCCGTGCAAAAATGGCTACACACACCACTGTATATGGTTTAGATATCTCTAAGGTGGCAGTGCGATATGCGGCTAAACGATACCCTCAAGCGCAATTTAGCGTCGCTTCTAGCTATCGCCTCCCTTTTGCTGATAACAGCCTGGATATCATTGTTAAGGTTTATGCACCATGCAGTGAACAAGAGATACTGCGTTGCCTAAAACCAGGTGGCAAATTAGTCTCTGTAACCCCAAGCGAAAGGCATTTATATCAACTCAGAGAACGCATCTACGATGAGGTTCGCCCCCATAAAGATGAAACTGAAAAATTCCATACCTTATCCTTGTCACAACAAAGTACATTGCATTACACCATGGATCTAAGCGGTGCTGAGGCGCTATCACTGCTTCAGATGACCCCTTTTGCATGGAAAGCAAACGACGAACTGCGCCAGCAGCTTGCTGATATGCCCGAGTTTAAATGTGAAGCCGATTTCATCATTTCGTGTTATCACAACGCCTTAAGTGAGTGA
- the recR gene encoding recombination mediator RecR, translating to MRTSNMLEQLMEALRCLPGVGPKSAQRMAFHLLQRNRSGGIKLAEALSQAMTEVGHCSECRTFTEHDICHICSNPKRQQSGQICVVESPADIAAVEATGQYSGLYFVLMGHLSPLDGIGPSDIGLDTLDFRLQQGGVNEVILATNPTVEGEATAQYIAELCQLSEVNASRIAHGVPVGGELDLVDGTTLSHSLMGRHKL from the coding sequence ATGCGCACCAGTAATATGCTGGAGCAATTGATGGAGGCCTTACGTTGTCTACCTGGGGTGGGTCCCAAGTCGGCGCAACGTATGGCCTTTCATTTATTGCAACGGAACCGAAGCGGTGGAATCAAATTGGCAGAAGCCCTTAGTCAAGCTATGACTGAGGTCGGACACTGCAGTGAATGTCGTACTTTCACTGAGCACGATATCTGTCATATATGCAGTAACCCTAAACGCCAGCAAAGTGGCCAAATCTGTGTGGTTGAAAGCCCGGCAGATATTGCAGCAGTTGAAGCAACCGGACAGTACTCGGGCTTATATTTCGTCTTGATGGGGCATCTATCACCTCTTGATGGGATTGGGCCAAGTGATATTGGTTTGGATACCTTAGATTTTCGCTTGCAACAAGGCGGCGTGAATGAGGTTATTCTCGCGACTAACCCAACAGTTGAGGGAGAAGCGACAGCTCAATATATCGCTGAGTTGTGCCAGTTAAGTGAGGTGAATGCTTCCCGTATCGCCCATGGTGTTCCAGTAGGTGGGGAATTAGACCTCGTTGATGGGACAACCTTGTCGCACTCTCTGATGGGACGACACAAGCTATAA
- a CDS encoding glycosyltransferase family 2 protein has translation MSLISIVCPCYNEEAAIPKFMSALRKVMSRSEHEFEVVFVNDGSTDTTFEVLYKLSSVEPRVRFINLSRNFGKESALTAGIDSCNGDAVIPIDVDLQDPPELIIDLIKEWNKGFDVVLAKRKNREGDGFFKKITAYLYYKTHNLVSEVKIPENVGDYRLMSRRVIDAVCAMPENQRFMKGIFSWVGFKTTTLEYERCERVVGISGFNCRKLWRLALDGLTSFSTFPIRIWFYIGLLIASISFVYGSIIIFKTVFFGVDTPGYASIMATILFLGGVQLIVLGILGEYIGRLYLEVKQRPKYIIENEY, from the coding sequence ATGTCTCTAATCTCCATAGTATGTCCGTGTTACAACGAAGAGGCTGCTATACCTAAGTTTATGAGTGCGTTACGTAAAGTAATGAGCAGATCCGAACATGAATTTGAGGTCGTTTTTGTAAATGATGGGAGCACTGATACAACTTTTGAAGTGCTATACAAGTTATCATCTGTTGAGCCCAGAGTTCGATTTATAAATTTATCTAGAAATTTTGGTAAGGAGTCAGCGTTGACCGCTGGTATAGATAGCTGTAATGGAGATGCGGTTATACCTATAGATGTTGATCTACAAGATCCCCCAGAGTTGATTATTGATTTAATAAAAGAATGGAATAAAGGCTTTGATGTTGTATTAGCTAAAAGAAAAAACCGAGAGGGTGATGGTTTTTTTAAAAAGATAACTGCTTATTTATATTACAAAACCCATAATTTGGTATCAGAAGTTAAAATTCCAGAAAATGTAGGTGATTATAGGCTGATGTCTCGTCGGGTTATAGATGCTGTATGTGCTATGCCTGAAAATCAAAGGTTTATGAAGGGAATATTTTCATGGGTTGGGTTTAAAACGACGACTTTAGAGTACGAACGATGTGAAAGAGTGGTAGGCATTAGTGGATTCAATTGCCGAAAATTATGGAGACTCGCTCTTGATGGTTTGACTAGCTTTAGCACATTCCCTATTCGGATATGGTTTTACATAGGATTGTTAATAGCATCTATTTCCTTTGTTTATGGATCAATTATTATATTTAAAACAGTTTTTTTTGGAGTGGATACCCCAGGTTATGCGTCAATAATGGCAACTATACTATTCCTAGGTGGGGTGCAGTTAATTGTTCTGGGTATTTTAGGTGAGTATATTGGCAGGTTGTATTTAGAAGTTAAACAAAGACCGAAGTATATTATTGAGAATGAATATTAA